A single Filimonas effusa DNA region contains:
- a CDS encoding SIMPL domain-containing protein has translation MKQIMMTLLAAITFLAATAQEPTIKQKTISVTGTAESEIVPDEIYVQVTLKEYDKKANTKVDIEKIKNDFLNACKAIGLTEKDISVQSYSGYDGNAWITKKKKKDPDLKASITYSIKLSTTAKMDELVEKLDDEATQSFNISRVSHSKLTEYKKQLKIQAIKSAKEKAVYLAGAIDEQVAGALTINDMNEGSDVVYPQARMYANAMMDEVAAAPMNVDFKKIKLQFSVMVTFLLK, from the coding sequence ATGAAGCAGATTATGATGACCTTATTAGCCGCTATAACCTTTTTAGCTGCTACAGCGCAAGAACCTACGATTAAGCAGAAAACTATATCTGTTACAGGCACAGCCGAGTCCGAAATAGTTCCTGATGAAATTTATGTACAGGTGACCTTAAAAGAGTATGACAAAAAAGCTAATACAAAGGTTGACATTGAAAAGATTAAAAATGACTTCCTGAATGCCTGCAAGGCCATTGGTCTTACCGAGAAAGACATCAGTGTTCAAAGCTATTCCGGCTATGATGGCAATGCGTGGATCACCAAAAAGAAAAAGAAAGATCCCGATTTGAAAGCAAGCATCACTTATTCCATTAAGCTATCTACTACAGCTAAAATGGATGAGCTGGTTGAAAAGCTGGATGATGAAGCCACACAAAGCTTTAATATTTCCCGTGTTTCTCACAGTAAATTAACTGAGTACAAGAAACAGCTGAAGATACAGGCGATTAAATCGGCTAAAGAAAAAGCGGTATATCTGGCCGGCGCCATAGACGAGCAGGTAGCAGGTGCACTTACCATCAATGATATGAATGAAGGTTCCGATGTGGTATATCCGCAGGCGCGTATGTATGCGAATGCAATGATGGATGAGGTTGCTGCTGCTCCCATGAACGTTGATTTCAAGAAGATCAAGCTGCAGTTCAGCGTGATGGTTACGTTTTTACTGAAGTAA
- a CDS encoding lysophospholipid acyltransferase family protein, translating to MKQMSEKLKKVRLVRAFVYGVVGAISYPGLVWVNRLKIEGTEHIAHLPRKNVLFVSNHQTYFADVITFLHIFCAVKWRKKNRLGIPYYLLNPFTNVYYVAAEETMNGSFVSRLFKLAGALTVKRTWRREGSETRRGLDPSDTRKIERALQDSWVITFPQGTTKPFAPGRKGTAHIIKRNRPIVVPVVINGFWRAFTKKGLVFKKKGALLTVRIKPPMTIDYEQPVEVILEQVMDAIEQSKTYMLKGRHHRLKQMASAKV from the coding sequence ATGAAGCAGATGTCAGAAAAATTGAAGAAGGTGCGGCTGGTACGGGCCTTTGTTTATGGTGTTGTTGGAGCAATTTCATATCCCGGGCTTGTATGGGTAAACCGGTTAAAAATAGAGGGTACGGAGCATATAGCACATCTTCCCAGGAAAAATGTACTGTTTGTAAGCAATCACCAGACCTATTTCGCAGACGTGATCACCTTTCTGCATATCTTCTGTGCCGTAAAATGGCGTAAGAAGAACCGCCTTGGTATCCCTTATTATCTGCTGAATCCTTTCACCAATGTATATTATGTAGCGGCCGAAGAAACAATGAACGGCAGCTTCGTAAGCCGTTTGTTCAAGCTTGCGGGCGCATTAACCGTAAAACGTACCTGGCGCAGGGAAGGCAGCGAAACAAGACGTGGCCTCGATCCTTCCGATACAAGAAAAATAGAACGCGCTTTACAGGATAGCTGGGTAATAACTTTCCCACAGGGCACCACCAAGCCTTTTGCACCCGGACGTAAAGGCACAGCTCATATCATAAAACGTAACCGCCCCATTGTAGTTCCTGTAGTGATCAATGGTTTCTGGCGCGCTTTCACTAAAAAAGGGTTGGTCTTTAAAAAGAAGGGGGCCCTGCTTACAGTAAGGATTAAACCACCTATGACAATAGATTACGAACAACCTGTAGAAGTGATATTGGAACAGGTAATGGACGCCATAGAACAGAGCAAAACCTATATGCTCAAAGGCCGTCACCATCGCTTAAAACAAATGGCCAGCGCTAAAGTATAA
- a CDS encoding acyl-CoA thioesterase, whose translation MQVKKASESFTIMNELVLPNDTNIFGNLMGGRLMYWMDIAAAIAAGKHCNAPCMTASVDNLSFKTPIKIGNTVHIEAKITRAFNTSMEIHLKVWGEDHLHQYSYESNEAYYTFVALDPNSNPRQVPRVEPETEEEKRLFEGALRRRQLRLVLAGKMKPGEASELKAYFTEN comes from the coding sequence CTGGTATTGCCCAATGACACGAATATTTTCGGTAACCTTATGGGCGGACGTCTGATGTATTGGATGGATATTGCTGCGGCTATTGCAGCAGGCAAACATTGCAATGCACCGTGTATGACAGCCAGCGTTGATAACCTGAGTTTTAAAACTCCTATCAAAATTGGCAATACCGTTCATATCGAGGCCAAGATAACGAGGGCTTTCAACACTTCTATGGAAATTCATCTGAAGGTATGGGGTGAAGATCATTTGCACCAGTATAGTTATGAAAGTAATGAGGCGTACTATACGTTTGTAGCACTTGATCCCAACAGCAATCCCCGCCAGGTACCACGTGTGGAGCCTGAAACGGAAGAAGAGAAACGGTTGTTTGAAGGTGCGTTGCGCCGCAGGCAATTAAGGCTTGTTCTTGCCGGTAAGATGAAACCAGGAGAAGCCAGCGAGTTGAAGGCTTATTTTACAGAGAATTAG
- the hxpB gene encoding hexitol phosphatase HxpB, translated as MGKRLLDTVIFDMDGLLIDSEPLWAEAADELFSKYGFKLSHEQYATTTGLRTREFVQWWFRFHNIPESEDPKGEQEIIQLVSDKVAAKGKIMPGVGYIFDFFAQHEFKIGLASSSPQGLIELVVDICGIRNFLNATASAGQLAYGKPHPQVYLDCAAKLDVAPTSCIAFEDSFNGMIAAKAARMKCVVVPHHSQLKEERWGAADLKLSSLQNFGQLHLDIIG; from the coding sequence ATGGGCAAACGTTTACTGGACACAGTTATTTTTGATATGGATGGCTTATTGATAGACAGTGAGCCGTTATGGGCCGAGGCAGCAGATGAACTGTTCAGTAAATACGGGTTTAAATTATCTCATGAACAATATGCCACCACTACCGGACTCCGCACCAGGGAGTTTGTGCAGTGGTGGTTTCGTTTTCATAATATCCCTGAATCGGAAGATCCCAAGGGAGAGCAGGAGATCATTCAGCTGGTATCCGATAAAGTTGCTGCCAAAGGCAAAATCATGCCTGGTGTGGGCTATATCTTCGATTTCTTTGCCCAGCACGAATTTAAGATAGGACTGGCATCTTCTTCGCCGCAGGGATTGATAGAACTGGTGGTGGATATCTGCGGCATCCGCAATTTTCTTAATGCCACCGCTTCGGCGGGTCAACTGGCTTACGGTAAACCACATCCGCAGGTGTATCTCGATTGTGCCGCCAAATTGGATGTAGCGCCTACCAGCTGTATTGCTTTTGAAGACTCGTTCAATGGCATGATCGCCGCCAAAGCTGCGCGTATGAAATGCGTAGTGGTGCCACACCATTCGCAGTTAAAGGAGGAGCGTTGGGGCGCAGCAGACCTTAAGCTTTCTTCGCTTCAGAACTTTGGGCAGCTGCACCTGGATATAATTGGGTAG
- the fabF gene encoding beta-ketoacyl-ACP synthase II, with protein MRRVVVTGIGALTPLGNNVNDFWAGLIAGKSGAAPITRFDASKFKTRFACELKNFDPLNHIEKAEARRYDLFTQYALISTEEAIKNANIDFSTLNKDRIGVIWGSGNGGINTFQDQVMEFAKGDGTPRFNPFFIPKMIVDIASGIISIKHGLRGVNFTTVSACATSNTAIIDAFNYIRWGKADMIITGGSEAPINESGIGGFNAAKALSTNNDNYLEASRPFDVNRDGFVMGEGSGTLILESYEHAIKRGAPILAEVAGGGMAGDAYHLTGTHPDGDGAYLGMQAALEDAGLQASDVDYLNAHATSTPTGDNSELKAAERMFGANTSLNVSATKSMTGHLLGAAGAIEAIACIKAIQEGIIPPTINTKEPEPAFAEKFNLTLGQAQKKTVNVAMSNTFGFGGHIATSIFKKLDA; from the coding sequence ATGAGACGAGTTGTAGTTACGGGGATCGGCGCATTGACGCCCTTAGGAAATAACGTGAATGACTTCTGGGCAGGATTAATAGCTGGAAAAAGCGGCGCAGCGCCCATCACACGTTTCGACGCTTCCAAATTTAAAACCAGGTTCGCCTGCGAGTTGAAAAATTTCGACCCGCTTAACCATATCGAAAAAGCAGAAGCCAGGCGCTATGATCTGTTTACACAGTATGCCCTGATTTCTACTGAAGAAGCGATCAAAAACGCCAATATCGACTTTTCAACGCTGAATAAAGACCGTATCGGCGTTATCTGGGGCTCCGGGAACGGCGGCATCAATACCTTCCAGGACCAGGTAATGGAATTTGCGAAAGGAGACGGCACTCCCCGTTTCAACCCTTTCTTCATTCCTAAAATGATCGTGGATATCGCTTCAGGTATCATTTCCATTAAACACGGCCTGCGCGGGGTAAATTTTACAACCGTATCGGCTTGTGCTACCTCCAATACCGCTATCATCGACGCCTTCAACTATATCCGTTGGGGTAAAGCCGACATGATCATCACCGGCGGTTCCGAAGCACCTATCAATGAAAGTGGCATCGGCGGCTTCAACGCAGCTAAAGCATTGTCTACCAATAACGATAACTACCTCGAGGCTTCCCGTCCTTTCGACGTGAACCGCGATGGTTTCGTTATGGGCGAAGGCTCCGGCACCCTCATTCTCGAAAGTTATGAGCATGCCATCAAACGTGGCGCTCCTATCCTCGCCGAAGTAGCCGGCGGCGGTATGGCCGGCGATGCCTACCACCTGACCGGCACACATCCCGATGGCGACGGCGCTTACCTGGGTATGCAGGCCGCCCTTGAAGACGCAGGTTTGCAGGCATCCGATGTCGACTACCTGAATGCACACGCCACCTCTACGCCTACAGGCGATAACAGCGAACTGAAAGCAGCGGAAAGAATGTTTGGCGCCAATACAAGCCTGAACGTCAGCGCTACCAAATCAATGACCGGCCACCTGCTGGGTGCTGCCGGCGCCATTGAAGCCATCGCTTGTATCAAAGCCATCCAGGAAGGAATTATCCCGCCAACCATCAATACAAAAGAACCGGAACCGGCTTTTGCAGAGAAATTCAACCTCACCCTGGGTCAAGCCCAGAAGAAAACCGTAAACGTTGCCATGAGCAACACGTTCGGTTTCGGCGGGCACATAGCCACCAGCATCTTCAAAAAATTAGATGCATAA